A portion of the Naumovozyma castellii chromosome 2, complete genome genome contains these proteins:
- the NCAS0B08750 gene encoding uncharacterized protein (ancestral locus Anc_1.74) produces the protein MIPPPTDPALLRENAFQETGDLNIVLNKDTFRGAGGYKPILTYGLGFFNYGMTLDDDVYSRTWADAIRCHVTQHCVAYTVIFIVLAICWIMLVFMGLKSTEGVGKRKFRNDEEGQHSFHQYEDDESKEYHHVKV, from the coding sequence ATGATCCCTCCGCCCACAGATCCTGCATTGCTGCGAGAAAACGCCTTCCAAGAAACGGGAGATCTAAATATAGTCCTGAATAAAGACACATTCCGAGGGGCCGGAGGGTACAAACCTATATTGACCTACGGCTTGGGATTCTTTAATTATGGTATGACATTGGACGATGATGTATATTCCAGGACTTGGGCTGATGCTATTAGGTGCCATGTGACTCAACATTGCGTTGCGTATACTGTGATCTTTATAGTATTGGCCATTTGTTGGATCATGTTGGTGTTTATGGGGCTTAAATCAACGGAAGGAGTGGGTAAGAGGAAGTTTAGGAACGATGAAGAGGGGCAACACtcttttcatcaatatgaggatgatgaatccAAGGAGTATCATCACGTGAAGGTATAA
- the RNQ1 gene encoding prion domain-containing protein RNQ1 (ancestral locus Anc_1.47): MGTNKLLKKAEANIAKNDFSEAIKNLVSAANSNPDDTQIEAIESLIDQITDFVINSSAVTKFQPTDLTAFTNTLRSSCNGSTQAQLNKLNILSSILEPPPASARAMNDAGSNNGGFHLRGLFGGNNQNSGSGSWTSNFLYGQNGQSHINSIGALASFLPLATSYMASGNNNNNQQYQAQMEQQMGQQVGQQLQQQLQWKMQQKRQDEQQYQQQMQQQYQQQQQYQQQMQQQQQQEQQRQEEQRRQEEQRKEEQKRREEEQKRQEEQRKEEQKRREEEQKRQEEQRQQEQKRREEEQKRQEEQRQQEQKRREEEQRQQEEQRQREQKEREDKEREQQLQKQKEEEAQRNQQPSQTPYGQPVYYLQGAYPPQVGYPPQAGYPQGVYPQASYPPNPQVPYGQPQYPQMPYQPYPYQQPPFAPVGYQPYPYPQQPYLQPQVPVQAQGQAQAPPTYTESISGGQHMPDHKNAAASSSSSPPFIPPNSNAAPIYPPQPPNFQGPQH; the protein is encoded by the coding sequence ATGGGTACAAATAAACTACTCAAGAAAGCAGAGGCAAACATTGCTAAGAATGACTTCTCCGAGGCAATTAAGAATTTAGTATCAGCAGCTAATTCCAACCCGGATGACACCCAAATTGAAGCCATCGAGTCGttaattgatcaaattaCCGATTTCGTTATTAATAGTAGTGCCGTGACAAAGTTTCAACCCACAGATCTAACTGCATTTACTAACACTCTACGTTCCAGTTGCAATGGGTCTACTCAAGCTCAATTAAACAAACTGAACATCTTATCTTCCATCCTCGAACCACCGCCAGCCAGTGCAAGAGCCATGAATGACGCAGGCAGTAACAATGGTGGGTTTCATTTAAGAGGGCTCTTTGGAGGTAATAATCAAAATTCTGGATCTGGTTCATGGActtccaattttctttatgGTCAAAATGGTCAGAGCCATATCAATTCCATTGGGGCGCTGGCATCTTTTTTACCTCTAGCTACATCGTATATGGCCTCGgggaataataataataatcaacAATATCAAGCCCAAATGGAGCAACAAATGGGTCAGCAAGTTGGCCAACAATTGCAACAGCAATTGCAATGGAAGATGCAACAAAAACGTCAAGATGAACAACAGTATCAACAACAGATGCAGCAACAATAccaacagcagcaacagtATCAACAGCAAAtgcaacagcaacaacaacaggaACAACAACgtcaagaagaacaaagaagacaagaagaacaacGCAAAGAAGAGCAAAAGAGAAGagaggaagaacaaaagagacaagaagaacaacgtaaagaagaacaaaagaggagagaagaagaacaaaagagacaagaagaacaacGTCAGCAAGAACAGAAAAGAAGagaggaagaacaaaagagacaagaagaacaacGTCAGCAAGAACAGAAAAGgagagaagaagaacagcgtcaacaagaagaacaacGTCAAAGAGAGCAAAAAGAGAGAGAAGATAAGGAAAGAGAACAACAATTGCAGAAGCAAAAGGAGGAAGAGGCCCAAAGAAACCAACAACCGAGTCAAACACCTTACGGTCAACCTGTTTATTATCTACAGGGAGCGTATCCACCTCAAGTAGGGTATCCACCTCAAGCGGGATATCCACAAGGAGTATACCCTCAAGCATCGTACCCACCAAATCCACAAGTACCATATGGACAACCACAATATCCTCAGATGCCTTACCAACCCTATCCATATCAACAACCACCATTTGCACCTGTCGGCTATCAACCATATCCATACCCACAACAACCTTACTTACAACCACAAGTGCCTGTGCAAGCTCAAGGGCAAGCACAAGCTCCACCTACCTATACAGAAAGTATAAGCGGGGGACAACATATGCCTGATCATAAGAATGCAGCAGCgtcctcttcttcatcaccaCCTTTCATCCctccaaattcaaatgcTGCTCCTATCTACCCCCCACAACCACCTAATTTCCAGGGTCCTCAACACTAA
- the NCAS0B08780 gene encoding nitroreductase family protein, translating to MNFVFKFLIVVLLLQKVYQQTNQILLGNMSSTATFLKTLSSRRTVYSLKPALPAGVTINNIQEVVETVVKQTPTAFNSQPNRAIILTGETHKKVWDAVVKNTPAGDAQKRPASERDTAYGTIIFFSDESITKKLQSDFAFYHDIFPVWAAEASGAAQISTWTALETLGLGANLQHYNAAIEAVLPEKIPKNWKIHSQLCFGSVDQAPAEKTFVENKVEIFN from the coding sequence ATGAATTTCGTGTTTAAGTTCTTAATTGTagttttattattacaAAAAGTATACCAACAAACTAATCAGATACTATTAGGAAATATGTCATCCACTGCCACCTTTTTAAAGACCTTAAGTTCTCGTCGTACCGTCTACAGTTTAAAGCCAGCTTTACCAGCTGGTGTGACAATTAACAACATTCAAGAAGTTGTCGAAACTGTCGTAAAGCAAACTCCAACAGCTTTCAACTCCCAACCAAACCGTGCAATCATCTTGACAGGAGAAACCCATAAGAAAGTCTGGGATGCCGTAGTCAAGAATACTCCAGCTGGTGACGCTCAAAAGAGACCAGCATCTGAAAGAGATACTGCTTACGGTAccatcattttcttcagtGACGAATCCATTACCAAAAAATTACAATCTGACTTTGCTTTCTACCATGATATCTTCCCAGTTTGGGCCGCTGAAGCTTCAGGTGCCGCTCAAATTTCTACATGGACTGCTTTGGAGACTCTGGGTTTGGGTGCTAACCTACAACATTACAACGCTGCCATTGAAGCAGTCTTGCCAGAAAAGATTCcaaagaattggaagattcACAGTCAATTGTGCTTTGGTTCAGTAGATCAAGCTCCAGCTGAAAAGACTTTCGTTGAAAACAAggttgaaattttcaattga
- the NCAS0B08760 gene encoding uncharacterized protein produces MSSTQTFLDAIANRRTIYDLKQELPAGVKIEDVQHVIQTIVKNTPTALNSQENRAIILTGEAHRQVWDRVLKSITSKDGRKRPTSVRDEAYGSVIFFTDNETTNEFRKKFPGFSNAFNDAAYYTSGAVQIESWAALETLGLGCHLQHYNEAVKAALPLDIPISWRVHSQLCFGAPVKGAPAKDFIDNPVRILN; encoded by the coding sequence ATGTCCAGTACTCAAACATTCTTAGACGCCATTGCCAACCGTCGTACCATTTACGATCTAAAACAAGAATTACCAGCTGGTGTCAAGATCGAAGATGTTCAACACGTTATTCAAACTATTGTCAAGAATACTCCAACCGCATTAAACTCCCAAGAAAACCGTGCCATCATCTTGACCGGTGAAGCTCACAGACAAGTCTGGGACAGAGTGCTAAAATCTATCACTTCCAAGGACGGTAGAAAGAGACCAACCTCCGTTAGAGATGAAGCTTACGGTTCtgtcatcttcttcaccgATAACGAAACCACCAACGAATTCAGAAAGAAGTTCCCAGGTTTCTCCAATGCTTTCAATGATGCCGCCTACTACACCTCTGGTGCTGttcaaattgaatcatGGGCCGCTCTAGAAACTTTAGGTCTAGGTTGTCACTTGCAACATTACAACGAAGCTGTTAAGGCTGCTTTGCCATTGGATATCCCAATCTCCTGGAGAGTCCATTCTCAATTATGTTTCGGTGCTCCAGTGAAGGGGGCTCCAGCTAAGGACTTCATTGATAACCCAGTCAGAATCTTAAATTAA
- the NCAS0B08770 gene encoding nitroreductase family protein (ancestral locus Anc_1.49): MSATLLKNVASRRTIYALKNELPAGVTLKEVQETVQAIIKDTPTAFNSQVNRAVILTGATHKKVWDQVVKSIDAEDGKKRPASVRDEAYGSIIFFTDDKVTEKLQGDFPAWAAAFPQFADHSSGAAQITSWTALETLGLGGHLQHYNGYVKAALPDKIPASWNVAAQLCFGAPVEKPGAKEYIDNPVQIFD; encoded by the coding sequence ATGTCTGCCACTTTATTGAAGAACGTCGCCTCTCGTCGTACCATCTACGCCctaaaaaatgaattgcCAGCTGGCGTCACTTTGAAGGAAGTCCAAGAAACTGTTCAAGCCATCATCAAGGATACTCCAACTGCTTTCAACTCCCAAGTCAACCGTGCTGTTATCTTAACTGGTGCCACTCACAAGAAGGTTTGGGACCAAGTTGTCAAGAGCATTGACGCTGAAGATGGTAAGAAGAGACCAGCCTCTGTCAGAGACGAAGCTTACGGTTccatcattttctttactGACGATAAAGTcactgaaaaattacaagGTGATTTCCCAGCTTGGGCCGCTGCCTTCCCACAATTTGCTGACCATTCTTCTGGTGCTGCTCAAATTACCTCTTGGACTGCTTTGGAAACTTTGGGTCTAGGTGGTCATTTACAACATTACAATGGTTACGTCAAGGCAGCTTTGCCAGATAAGATCCCTGCCTCTTGGAACGTTGCCGCTCAATTGTGTTTCGGTGCCCCAGTTGAAAAGCCAGGTGCCAAGGAATACATTGACAACCCAGTTCAAATCTTCGATTAA
- the FUS1 gene encoding Fus1p (ancestral locus Anc_1.48), translating to MSRTTEKNSMPSKTVLTSISLGSLSRTVKETTLSTIATTNTNTLNTHLILPNVAGEQTKSTSGKTIGLSIGLPVGIFTFALLAFLVYFYIRKNSILRATSPISPYFTSKEGDSNQDHGNWLMNKLYGKNFSEKRADNLIENTWPIGDGSPARIHYKISSKLPKHILTPQKAFVQRPFSSKSLSMEEEKADTFLYCKPPNIAHMGSKLEISKDKDDNTTFKSASKGKWKYESPLSSWFLRSSTYFRDQNGSTSTTNLSNSDNENIFPTKQLKHLKILSHVSKSYLSDAHLGKQVVEDESSPMLEKFNNRGFDLEMEGNKRNITPTSFDNPSSHSTEGEQRPNSAIYGTISSQTLTLPKRSKNESRNKGNPAIQIDPKIKSHSKRKKRRQSKLRKHLEYLSNLKPLPSIPHDTPENNQICKVIQRYDSKLTDEIDIHIGEYVKILATHTDGWCLVEKCSRDGDVFSLPDPSTFSKIELTKYLNENRGIVPGDCLMDF from the coding sequence ATGTCCCGAACTacagaaaaaaattctATGCCCTCAAAAACAGTCTTAACGTCTATCTCACTTGGTTCATTATCAAGAACAGTTAAAGAGACAACTTTATCCACTATTGCGACAACTAACACAAACACTTTGAATACACATCTCATATTGCCAAATGTTGCTGGAGAGCAGACTAAATCTACATCAGGTAAGACCATTGGGTTATCAATCGGCCTGCCTGTGGGAATATTCACTTTTGCCTTGCTAGCATTTCTAGTCTATTTTTATATCAGAAAAAACAGCATTCTTAGGGCAACCTCACCTATATCTCCATATTTTACTTCAAAAGAAGGTGACTCTAACCAAGATCACGGCAACTGGTtgatgaataaattatatgGAAAAAACTTTAGTGAGAAAAGGGCAGATAACCTGATTGAGAACACTTGGCCAATCGGTGACGGATCACCGGCTAGAATTCATTATAAAATATCAAGTAAACTACCGAAACATATATTAACACCTCAAAAAGCATTTGTTCAGCGTCCATTTTCCAGTAAATCTTTGTCCATGGAGGAAGAGAAGGCAGACACTTTTCTTTACTGTAAACCTCCAAATATAGCACATATGGGTTCCAAATTAGAAATATCTAAagataaagatgataataCGACGTTTAAATCTGCTTCCAAAGGTAAATGGAAATATGAATCACCATTATCTAGCTGGTTTCTGAGAAGTTCCACCTATTTTAGAGACCAAAATGGTTCCACATCAACGActaatctttcaaattcagaTAATGAGAATATATTCCCAACGAAACAATTAAAGCATCTCAAAATCCTTTCTCATGTCAGCAAATCGTACCTCTCTGATGCTCATTTGGGAAAACAAGTTGTGGAAGATGAAAGTTCACCAATGTTAGAGAAATTCAATAATCGTGGTTTTGATCTGGAGATGGAAGGAAATAAGAGAAACATTACACCGACTTCCTTTGATAATCCCTCCTCACACTCTACCGAGGGAGAACAAAGACCAAATTCTGCCATTTATGGTACCATTAGTTCTCAAACTTTGACCTTGCCAAAGAgatcaaaaaatgaatccCGAAACAAAGGGAATCCAGCTATTCAAATTGACCCCAAGATCAAATCTCATTCTAAGAGAAAAAAGAGAAGACAAAGTAAACTAAGGAAGCATTTAGAATATTTGTCCAATTTAAAACCACTACCCTCTATACCACACGATACGCCagaaaataatcaaatttGTAAAGTGATCCAAAGATATGATTCTAAATTAACAGATGAGATTGATATTCATATTGGAGAGTATGTCAAGATATTGGCCACACATACAGATGGGTGGTGCCTTGTTGAAAAATGCAGTAGAGATGGTGATGTGTTCTCATTACCTGATCCAAGCACCTTCTCGAAAATTGAACTaactaaatatttgaatgaaaacAGAGGCATTGTTCCTGGAGACTGTCTAATggatttttaa